TCGGTGGCGAAAGATTATGGCGCGGTGTGCACGCCGGACTTTTTCGGCTTTGATGCTGTCGGTGGACTGCAATACCGCGGCCGCTTGGACAACATCGGAATGCGCGGCGATCCTGCTGGGCGCGAACCTGAATTGCTGAACGCGATGCATCAGATTGCGAGCACCGGCAAAGCGCCCGAGAACCAGACACCTTCAATGGGCTGTTCGATCAAATGGCGCTGAGCGATTGCGCTACCCTTGGGGCAGCGATATAGCGCGTAAAACCCTTTTTATCAGGAGCCGCCAGATGTCTAACGCACAGCTTGAGACCGCCATCGAAGCCGCATGGGACGCCCGTGACGAAATCACATCAGCCACCACCGGTGAAACACGCGACGCGATTGAAGAGACGCTGAATGCGCTCGACAGTGGTAGCCTGCGGGTGGCGGAAAAGCTGGATAGCGGCGACTGGCACGTAAACCAGTGGGCCAAGAAGGCCGTTCTTCTGGGCTTCCGCATTAAAGATATGGAGCATCAGGAAGGTGGTCCGCAGGGTGCCGGATGGTGGGACAAGGTTGATAGTAAATTCAAAGGCTGGGGTGATGCGCAGTGGAAAGAGGCCGGTTTCCGTGCCGTTCCTAACTGTGTTGTACGCCGCTCCGCTTACATCGCACCCGGCGTGGTGTTGATGCCATCCTTCGTGAACATCGGTGCCTATGTCGATAGCGGCACAATGGTCGATACTTGGGCCACTGTTGGTTCTTGTGCTCAGATTGGTAAAAACGTGCATCTTTCCGGCGGTGTCGGCATCGGTGGCGTTCTTGAGCCTATGCAGGCTGGTCCGACAATTATCGAAGACAACTGCTTTATCGGTGCGCGTTCCGAAGTTGTCGAAGGCTGTATCGTCCGCGAAGGCTCGGTTTTGGGCATGGGTGTCTTTATTGGCCAGTCGACAAAGATCCTCGACCGTGAAACCGGCGAAGTGATGTACGGCGAAGTGCCTGCGGGGTCGGTCGTCGTGGCAGGCTCCATGCCGTCCAAGAATGGCGTGAACCTTTACTGCGCAGTGATCGTGAAGCGCGTGGATGAAAAGACACGCTCAAAAACTTCGATCAACGATCTTCTGCGCGACTGATCGGAACCTTTTACGGTCTTTGTTCGTTCACCTGTCGAACCTTTTACGGGAGAACGAACATGACCGGACTTGGCTGGTTTGCATCCATTATCGTAGGCGGCCTCGCGGGCTGGCTTGCAGAAAAATTTATGAACCGTGAGCATAATCTGATGCTGAACGTGTTCATGGGCATCGTCGGTGCCATGCTGTTCAACGCTGTTTTGGTCTTTATCTTTGGATCGACCCTTGGTGGCTGGATCGGCCAGCTTTTCGTCGGGTTTGTCGGTGCCTGTGTGCTTATCGCAGCAATCAATATGTTCCGCAGCAGGGCATAGACCTTTTCACCAACCATAGATCACGCTAGGGCTACTTTTCGAACGAAAGGTGGCCCTTTTCATGTCTGATACCAAGAAGCCAAAGAAACCGTCACGCCAACAGGTTTACACTCTGCTTGTGCAGATCGGCCGAAAAGATGGCGACGGCTTGCCGGCGAAGGCAACCGGCGCTGCATTGATGTGTTTCGCTTCAGGTATTGATGAAGCGGAAGCCGTCAGAGAAACCGTTGCAATCCTCAAACAGGCCGAGACGAACCCGCTTGATGTGACCGGTTACGGCACCCTTGCCGAGCGGGAGGCAGAAGGATATGAGATAGACCAGGAAGAACGCGATCTGATGCAGCGTGCCCTGGACGAGAACTCGGTCATCATCGCACAAATGACGCCCTTCTTCGACTGAATCGCCTCATCAAAAGTCTGTCGGTTAAGCAGCCCGCCTGCGCGCCAGATGGATCGCGTCATACCAACGTAAAACGTGGTGTGCGGGGCGGGAATGCTCCGGTAGATGTGAACGATCATTGCCATTTAACAAACTGCTGGAGAGGTTTTGATCGCTGCGTCTGATGCGCCCTATATAGAGGCTTTCGGCACAGGTTCCCGCCGCGAGAAGGGTCTCATGGCGCGGCAAAAGAAGTTGCGCATACGTAATGATCGGGCCGCAGGGTTCGGTCAACGCTGCAAAACCGTTGACCAGGTGGCGCGCTGGTACCAGCACCGCTTCTTGTCCAAACAGATATTCAACTTCCGGCCCGTCAATCAGCAACCTTTGGTCAGGCGCAACGATAATATCCTGCTTCAACCCAAAATATGGGGCACGCAAGCGGATGGGTCGATAGCTCCCTCGCGCGGGAACGCTTCGCGCGACCGTCTGGAGGATTGGCACAACACCGTCATCACGTGTGTGCACGGTATCGCCCCGCTTCAAATCCGATGCGCGCTTGTATCCCCATGGTGTCGCGATCGGGGTAGAGGGCAATAACGTCGGCATCGGACCAATAGGTTCGATCTGATCCGAAAGTGCCGCAAATATCATATCGCTTGCGAAGGTTTGTTCCGAGCGGCCCAGCATCAGATCCCTGATGTCATCCAGCGAAAGCGGTCTGGGGTTTTCGACAACGACACTGATTACAACAGTTTCTTCGGGTTTCTCCAGCGTCATACGGCCCCATTTAAGGGTGCTGTCCCATGAATAGGTGATCCGCACGACATCGGTTCGACCCGCTTCGGCGTGTTCAATAGCGGCATGGGTAATGTCCTCACCCTGTACCTGCACCATGGCGATGCCACCGCCCGGAATCGCCTGAAAAGTCAGGCTGCGCAACCACGGGTAGGTTGTCTTGTAACCAAAAAGTACTTGTGGCCTGCCATCTGCCGACAGGCGTGTTTCGAACATGATACTGCCACGGGTCAGAAGAGTGCGCGGGGTATCTTCAAGCAAGGGCTCGCTTTTCTTGTCAGCGCCGAGGCCCCGCAAAGAGAACCGTCTATCGTCGTGATCGCACAGAGCAAGCCAGGTCATTCAGGCCACCTTTGCCGCGCGCAGCAGATCTGCTTCATAGCGTTTGAGTGTGCGCCGCGCTGCCGGCGAATATCCCCGACCAGTTTCAGGGTCAATTTCAGGAAAAATGGCACAAATTTCGTCGACAATTTCCCTTTCGAAGCTGCTGGTCGTTTGTGGCCCGGGCAGAAAACTCTCGGTTTCCAGTCCTTCGGAAAACACCACTTGATGGCGATCAAACAGCAAGTGGACATAGGTGACTTCACCACCGACACGGCGCCTGACAGACCGGTCGTTCACAAGATCACGGGCGGCAACCAGTACTTCGCTTTCACCGAATAAAAGCTCGGCCAAGTTGTCGCGGATCAGCACCCGGTGCAACGGCGACACCAACAGGTCCCGGTGTTTGCCGAATGTATTGGCCCGAATATGAATGGGCGCAAAGTCACCCAAGGCTGCGACCTGACGTGTACCGGACCAACGCAGCGGTTGCGGTCCTTCATCTTGGGTCAGAACAAGGTCTCCGGGGCGCAGACGTTCTGCCGGACATTCTCCATCCGGCGTCGCGATCAAAGTGCCTGCGACAAAGCAAGGCACGCCCGTCGCGTTTACAAAGCCTACATCTGTATCGACGCCATTGTCGACGGTATAGGTGAAGTTGAAGTTCTCGACGTCACCGTCACCTGTAACCGTGAAGGTGCCATCGGCGTTCAGCTTGACGGTCTGCCCTGTTGGCAAGGTGATGATGTCGCCTGCCGACACGTCCACGCCATTAATCTGCACGATGGTCAGCGAGCCGGGGCCGTTGTTGATGTCATTGGCCAGAACGTCGATGACCTTGTCGCCCTCCGGGAACAGCTCAATATCGTCCGAAATCGCAACCAGGTCGGTCTGGACGGAATCGCCCGCAATCAACAGGTTTGAATCGTAGTTGCTGTCTGCTACGTCCGCGATGGCGATGCGCATGGAGTTCGTAACCCCGACGTTGACGTTCAGCGTGAGCGTTAGCGTGATGGTAAATCCGTCCATCTCGGTGTTGAATTCGTCATTCTGGTTATTGACGTACATGTTGATGTTGTTGGTGGTATTGACGTTGCCGGGGTCGACGTCCCCGTTGCCGACATCCATCGGTACAAGTGTGCCGTTTATCCAGACACCTACGAAATCCTGATAGATCGAGTTCTCGAATTCCGGATATTCTTCGGACGAAAAGATGAACTGCATCGTCATCGTGTCGGTATCGGGAATGAAGTCGACGTCCAGCGTGGCAGCGTCATAGGTCGCGGCACCAGCAGCGTTGTTGTACTGATTAAAGCCATTCGTGCCGGAGGTATTCGTCGAGGTGTTGGCCCGTTGGTTCGCATCGCCATTGGAGTTGGTGAAGTCTTCGGCATTACCGGTAGACATGATGACACCGGTATCTCCGGGCGCGACACCGGGCGCGACAGAGTCTCCACCTGAATAGATACCGGCGCTGTCGATATCACCATAGTAGGTTGCACCGGTTACAGTGACGCCATTCCCGAAGATAGAATTGGCCATGTCCGTAGCCGTTGTGCCTTCACGCACCGTATTAATCGGAAGCTCTGATGCTGCTACCATTGTCCTGCCTCAAATTTCGGCCCGAACAGCAATGGTCAGCACAGACAAAAAGGCGCAAAACGCCTGTGTCTGTTTGGTGGTGATGCGGTCAAATCGGCCCTGTTTTCAGGTGCTCTGTCTGTCCGCAATACTGCTGATGCCCTGCCTCGGGTCATATTATTGACATAATGCTAACAGCCAACAGCGGCACTGTTAAGCATTTCCTGCATCTCCCCCCTTGGCACCGCGCCATTTTCGCCACAAAAGAAGGGGGTTACCCGATTTCTGCCTGAAAAGGAGCCGATATGGCCCGCGTTCATGATGCCGTTGACCCTGTAGACCTAACTGCAAAGCTGGTGCGCTGCGCCTCAGTGACGCCTGCGAACGACGGGGCATTGGAGATACTGGAAGAGTTGCTGTCTGAGGCCGGTTTCAGCTGCGCATGGGCAGATCGCGGCGGTATCCGTAATCTTTTTGCCCGGTGGGGAAACAAGGGCAACACCAAGTCATTCGGGTTCAATGGCCATACGGATGTTGTTCCCGTCGGAAATCCCGATGACTGGTCTATGCCACCCTTCGGTGCCGAGATCAAAGACGGCATTATGTACGGTCGGGGCACCACAGATATGAAGTCAGGAGTTGCCGCCTTTGCCGCAGCAGCCATTGATTTCGTGCGGGAAACACCTCCTGACGGCTCTGTCATTCTGGCGATTACCGGCGACGAAGAGGGCGATGCCATTGATGGCACCACTGCGTTGCTTGAGCGTATGGAAAAGAATGGCGAGCGGATGGATGTCTGCCTTGTCGGCGAGCCGACCTGCCCCGAGAAGATGGGTGAGATGATCAAGATCGGGCGGCGTGGATCAATGACCATCTGGTTCAATGTCGTCGGAAAGCAGGGTCATTCTGCCTATCCGCACCGTGCCTTGAATCCCTTGCCTGCGATGGTGCGTCTGATGGACCGGCTGGCCAGCCATGAACTGGATCAGGGGACAGCCCACTTTGATCCCTCCACACTCGCAGTGGTGACGGTGGACACCGGTAACCCCGCCACCAATGTGATCCCGGCGTCTTGTTCCTCGGCTGTGAATATCCGTTTCAACGACACC
The Sulfitobacter noctilucicola genome window above contains:
- the dapD gene encoding 2,3,4,5-tetrahydropyridine-2,6-dicarboxylate N-succinyltransferase, encoding MSNAQLETAIEAAWDARDEITSATTGETRDAIEETLNALDSGSLRVAEKLDSGDWHVNQWAKKAVLLGFRIKDMEHQEGGPQGAGWWDKVDSKFKGWGDAQWKEAGFRAVPNCVVRRSAYIAPGVVLMPSFVNIGAYVDSGTMVDTWATVGSCAQIGKNVHLSGGVGIGGVLEPMQAGPTIIEDNCFIGARSEVVEGCIVREGSVLGMGVFIGQSTKILDRETGEVMYGEVPAGSVVVAGSMPSKNGVNLYCAVIVKRVDEKTRSKTSINDLLRD
- a CDS encoding GlsB/YeaQ/YmgE family stress response membrane protein, whose amino-acid sequence is MTGLGWFASIIVGGLAGWLAEKFMNREHNLMLNVFMGIVGAMLFNAVLVFIFGSTLGGWIGQLFVGFVGACVLIAAINMFRSRA
- a CDS encoding Hint domain-containing protein, with product MTWLALCDHDDRRFSLRGLGADKKSEPLLEDTPRTLLTRGSIMFETRLSADGRPQVLFGYKTTYPWLRSLTFQAIPGGGIAMVQVQGEDITHAAIEHAEAGRTDVVRITYSWDSTLKWGRMTLEKPEETVVISVVVENPRPLSLDDIRDLMLGRSEQTFASDMIFAALSDQIEPIGPMPTLLPSTPIATPWGYKRASDLKRGDTVHTRDDGVVPILQTVARSVPARGSYRPIRLRAPYFGLKQDIIVAPDQRLLIDGPEVEYLFGQEAVLVPARHLVNGFAALTEPCGPIITYAQLLLPRHETLLAAGTCAESLYIGRIRRSDQNLSSSLLNGNDRSHLPEHSRPAHHVLRWYDAIHLARRRAA
- a CDS encoding Hint domain-containing protein; this encodes MVAASELPINTVREGTTATDMANSIFGNGVTVTGATYYGDIDSAGIYSGGDSVAPGVAPGDTGVIMSTGNAEDFTNSNGDANQRANTSTNTSGTNGFNQYNNAAGAATYDAATLDVDFIPDTDTMTMQFIFSSEEYPEFENSIYQDFVGVWINGTLVPMDVGNGDVDPGNVNTTNNINMYVNNQNDEFNTEMDGFTITLTLTLNVNVGVTNSMRIAIADVADSNYDSNLLIAGDSVQTDLVAISDDIELFPEGDKVIDVLANDINNGPGSLTIVQINGVDVSAGDIITLPTGQTVKLNADGTFTVTGDGDVENFNFTYTVDNGVDTDVGFVNATGVPCFVAGTLIATPDGECPAERLRPGDLVLTQDEGPQPLRWSGTRQVAALGDFAPIHIRANTFGKHRDLLVSPLHRVLIRDNLAELLFGESEVLVAARDLVNDRSVRRRVGGEVTYVHLLFDRHQVVFSEGLETESFLPGPQTTSSFEREIVDEICAIFPEIDPETGRGYSPAARRTLKRYEADLLRAAKVA
- the dapE gene encoding succinyl-diaminopimelate desuccinylase; amino-acid sequence: MARVHDAVDPVDLTAKLVRCASVTPANDGALEILEELLSEAGFSCAWADRGGIRNLFARWGNKGNTKSFGFNGHTDVVPVGNPDDWSMPPFGAEIKDGIMYGRGTTDMKSGVAAFAAAAIDFVRETPPDGSVILAITGDEEGDAIDGTTALLERMEKNGERMDVCLVGEPTCPEKMGEMIKIGRRGSMTIWFNVVGKQGHSAYPHRALNPLPAMVRLMDRLASHELDQGTAHFDPSTLAVVTVDTGNPATNVIPASCSSAVNIRFNDTHSGASLTEWIEDEVAKVSDEFGVVIDSKIKISGESFITPPGELSALVATAVESETGVAPMLSTTGGTSDARFVKSHCPVVEFGLVGQSMHQVDEHVRVEHIHQLKAIYGRILRDYFA